A genomic stretch from Aedes albopictus strain Foshan chromosome 2, AalbF5, whole genome shotgun sequence includes:
- the LOC115270022 gene encoding glycine cleavage system H protein, mitochondrial, whose product MVLCHIRTSLRLGQLVNVTLKSHYGYQWRFLSTSSALLKERLFTDKHEWVAVEGEIGTVGISNFAQEALGDVVFAQLPDVGTKLSQKDECGALESVKAASEVYSPVSGVVTEKNSAVEETPGLVNSSCYENGWLFKLKLTKTEELSKLMNEQQYADFLKNDGH is encoded by the exons ATGGTGTTATGTCATATCCGTACCTCTCTTCGGCTCGGCCAGCTGGTAAATGTTACCCTCAAGTCACACTACGGATATCAGTGGCGGTTTCTCAGCACCAGCAGTGCGCTACTGAAAG AGAGGTTATTTactgataaacacgagtgggtcgCCGTCGAGGGTGAAATTGGCACTGTTGGCATTTCGAACTTTGCACAG GAAGCTCTCGGTGACGTAGTATTCGCACAGCTCCCAGATGTCGGAACCAAGCTATCGCAGAAGGACGAGTGCGGAGCACTGGAAAGTGTGAAAGCGGCCAGCGAAGTGTACTCCCCCGTGTCCGGAGTGGTTACAGAGAAAAATAGCGCCGTTGAAGAAACACCCGGATTGGTAAACTCGTCTTGTTACGAAAATG GATGGTTGTTTAAGCTGAAACTGACGAAAACGGAAGAACTGTCGAAACTGATGAACGAGCAGCAGTATgcggatttcctcaagaatgacGGACATTAA